The DNA window tcaggccatgatcccagggtcccggaatcgagccccgcatcgggctccctgctctgtggggagcttgcttctccctctccctccgcctgccgctctgcctgcttgtgctcttgcgttctctctctgtcaaataaacaaaataaaatcttaaaaaaaaaaaaaagtcttctcaggggcgcctggctggctccatggGTGgggcatgtggctcttgatcttcaCTAGTGAGTTTGAatcctatgttgggtgtagagattactcaaaactaaaatcttaaaataaaagtcttCTCATTGGCAGAATAGTTTATTCATTGTTTCATTGTTTCACTACATAGAGTATTATTGGTCTTCCCCTCTccaactgttttattttttaaaaagattttatttatttatttatttatttatttatttatttattttacttagggaggggaggagcagagggagatgaacaagcagactccccgctgagcccccccccgggggggggggggcttgatccaaagaccctgaggtcatgacctgagccaaaatcaagagttggagccttaactgactgagccacccaggtgccctctaatTGTTtcaaacagatgaggaaattgaggctggGGCAAGGTAAGCGATTTCCCAAAGTCACACCATTGGATGGAGTTCAGAAGTGCAAGTCGAACCCAAGCTTTGTTTTATGCAAATTCTGCCTCTGCTACGGAATAGAAATTGATCAGGGAAGGCGTCCAGGAGGAGAAGTGCCTGGACTGCGCCAATGGCATGCCACCAAGTATAGAAGGGTGACAGCGCCCTCTGGGCAAAGGCGCAAGGATGCAACACAGCACAGccagttaagaaaacaaaacacggtTCTCAGAATGTGAGCTCCTTGTGGACAAGAAGGTCCAGCTCCTAGAatggggcctggggctcagcaGGCACCGGGTAACTGTTTGAAGGAATGAATGTCTGGAACGTAGATTCTCTGTGGGAGAGTACCTGGAGGTGAGGCTGGGAAATCAGGCCTGGGGTCAGAAGATGGAGGGGCTTGTATACAATATGGAAGgctagaggaggaggagggaaggggaccTGGGTGCATGTGCAGAGAAGACGCGAGGAGAGAATCAGCTGGAAGGTGGTTCCAGGAGACAAGAGGAAGGCCAGAAGTGAACCAGGctagggaaagggaagggcagAGTCAAGAAACATTCAGGAGCCAAAGTGCCTAGCAACACTGAAGCGAAGGAGTGACATGTACACGTCTGCAGGCTGAAAGGCAGGAGCAGTGGAGAGATGGAGGATGGTGCCTTTGGGGGGAACAAGTGTGGGGGATGGATACCCCCCGTCCCAGGTAGGCTGCCACCTCAGCGGTTCCCCGTAGGTTGCgtgccagggagggaggggcctcCCGGACTGGTGAAGGCATCAGCAACCTGCCAGAACCGGGTTAACAAAGGCGGGACTACAATTCCCAGCATGCTCGGGCACAGTGGGGTGACGGCGGGCGGTGGCTGCGCCGCACCCGCCTGGTGGGCGCGGGACCTGGGTCGGCACCCGAGCCTGTCATTCCGGAGGGGTCTGCGGGGGTGCGAGCGGGAGATGCACCCCTGTCCCCCGCGCACGGGCCGCGCAGGGCTAGCGCCTCCCaccccgcggccccgccccttGCCCCACCCCAGCCGGGCGGCTTAGCTGGGGCCGCAGCGCGGCGGCAACATCACTCTCGCCGCCGCTGCTCCGCCCCATccccttctgtttttctctctcattctccggTGGCAGCGGCGGGGAAGgtggaggcaggggcagcagcagccgCGCTGGCTGCAATGAATGATCCCCCAGCGCGGGGGGAGGACTCCAGGTGAGCCTCTGCCCTCGGGAGGGCCGGGACCCCCGGCCGCCCAGGACCAGCAGCCCCCGCCATGGATCcctagaagaggaggaggaggaggagaagacagCTTCGccgcccacccccatcccattttcctcttcctttatcTCATTGTTGCCGTAGCTGTTTACGGCagcgctccctctgccccagcatgGGGCGGGCTCCGGGCACTGCCATTCGGCCGGCGCGGCTCCCGCGGCTGCCGGGGGATTCTGCCTAATTATCCCCTGCCCGGCCGGTGCAGCGAGGACCGGAGAGCGGTGGAGGCCCGGACTGCAGCAGCGGCGGGGCCACCTCCCAGCATCCCCACCCTAGGAGGCTGCATGCGGATTGAAGAGCGGtgcctgggggctgggctggccccGCTGATCCAGACCTAGGGAGGATAGCAGGACCGCCCAGGCTGCGGAGGGGCCCTGGGGGCAGGAAGCACAGAGCGGCAAGATGGCCAGTAAAACCAAGGCCAGCGAGGCCCTGAAGGTGGTGGCCCGGTGCCGCCCCCTCAGCCGGAAGGAGGAGGCTGCTGGTCACGAGCAGATCCTGACCATGGACGTGAAACTGGGCCAGGTGACCCTGCGGAACCCCCGCGCTGCCCCAGGGGAGCTGCCCAAGTCCTTCACCTTTGATGCCGTGTATGATGCCAGCTCCAAGCAGGCGGACTTATATGACGAAACCGTGAGGCCCCTGGTAGACTCAGTGCTTCAGGGTTTCAATGGCACCGTGTTTGCCTATGGCCAGACGGGCACCGGCAAGACCTACACCATGCAGGGGACCTGGGTGGAGCCCGAGCTGCGCGGGGTCATCCCCAATGCCTTTGAGCATATCTTCACCCACATCTCTCGCTCCCAGAACCAGCAGTACCTGGTCCGGGCCTCCTACCTGGAGATCTACCAGGAGGAGATCAGGGACCTGCTGTCCAAGGAGCCTGGCAAGAGGCTAGAACTGAAGGAGAACCCGGAGACCGGTGTCTACATCAAGGACCTCTCCTCCTTCGTCACCAAGAATGTCAAGGAGATTGAGCACGTGATGAACCTGGGGAACCAGACCCGGGCCGTGGGCAGCACACACATGAATGAGGTCAGCTCCCGCTCCCATGCCATCTTCGTCATCACTGTGGAGTGCAGCGAGCGGGGCTCAGATGGCCAGGACCACATCCGTGTGGGCAAGCTCAACCTGGTGGACCTGGCTGGCAGTGAGAGGCAGAACAAGGCAGGTCCTAACACAGCTGGAGGGACGGTCACACAGTCCACAGGGAGtggcggtggtggaggtggtggtggtggtggagagaggCCGAAGGAAGCCTCCAAAATCAACCTCTCGCTCTCTGCCCTGGGCAATGTGATCGCTGCTCTGGCGGGCAACAGGAGCACCCACATCCCCTACCGGGACTCCAAGCTGACCCGGCTGCTCCAAGACTCTCTGGGGGGGAACGCCAAGACCATCATGGTAGCCACTCTGGGGCCAGCTTCTCACAGTTACGACGAGAGCCTCTCCACCCTGCGCTTTGCCAACAGGGCCAAGAACATCAAGAACAAGCCCCGGGTGAATGAGGACCCCAAGGACACGCTGCTGCGGGAATTCCAGGAGGAGATTGCCCGCCTGAAGGCCCAGCTGGAGAAGAAGGGGATGCTGGGAAAGCGGCTCCGGAGGAAGAGCAGCCGCAGGAAGAAGGCTGTGTCAGCGCCCGCTGGGTACCCCGAGGGGCCAGTGAtagaggcctgggtggctgaaGAGGAggatgacaacaacaacaaccaccgcCCGCCCCAGCCCATCCTGGAGTCAGCCTTGGATAAGAACATGGAGAACTACCTGCAGGAGCAGAAGGAGCgcctggaggaggagaaggcgGCCATCCAGGATGACCGCAACCTGGTGAGCGAGGAGAAGCAGAAGCTgctggaggaaaaggagaagatgcTAGAAGACCTAAGGCGGGAGCAGCAGGCCACAGAGCTGCTCGCGGCCAAGTACAAGGTAAGGGCCCCAGACAGCTGGGGTACTCCAGAGGTGCCCAGGGGGATCTGGGCTGGCGGGCTTTTCTTGGAGGGTCTCTGATCTGACCTGAGGGGAGGTGCCCTCCCTCAGCAAAACACACTTGCCCTCCTGCCAAATACTGCCCTGGAGCAGCCAGGCAAATTCCTGCAATTCTGGGCTGCCGGGCAGAGCCTCCCAGGAGCATGTAGGACagacaaaccacacacacacacacacacacacacacacacacacgaagcaAAGCAGGCAGGTGGTCTTTCAAGCCAACGAGCCTGGGCTGGTCTGACCGACTGCCTGTCAGTCTCTGCTGGTGGCCTTCTGTATCAGTCAGGTCCGCGGGATGACCACGCAGGTCCTGGCCTCATTTGGGTGTGGGTTCTCGTGCATAGCCGTCTCCCCTGGGACCTCCTCCCTCTGCAGCACCTGCACACCTCACACCATTTTAATAACGTCTGACATTTGGATAGCACTTGCCAATCTACCCAATGCCCCTACAGacatgatctcatttgatccttagcCATCCAGGGTCCTGGTTCTTAAATCTCCATGTTATAGGTGAGGAATTAAGACTCAGAGGTGACATGGCCAAGGTTCCATCCTaccaagtggcagagctgagctgcAACACATGGACCTTGTGCTCTCTCGGTACTTGGACGGCAGGGCAGGACTAGGAACGGACCCTGCTGCCCACGAAGGCAGTCCGTGGGACCCATGCAGTGCAGGGCCCAGTGCTTGGTAGCATCAGGAAGGAGATTCAGAGATCGCGGAGAGGGTAGGAGAGAGCACTGGGCTCTACCCCGGAGAACTGGAGTCTAGGCCTCGCTATTCTATCGCTCATCGAGTGACCTTGTGTAAGTTGCCTCCTCCTTTcctgaagcctcagtttccctttttgtAAAATTGAGGTTGCCTGGGTGATCTCTGAAGCTCTTCCAACCTGAGACACAAACTGGCCCCCACACCCAAGCCTCATCCCAGCAAGATCTTAAGTTCCCATTGCCCTGAGAGCTACCCGAGCTTTCCTGAGCTGTTCCCCTACTGATGGGGACCTCCAGGACCACGGTGGGGCTACGCTACAGAGGCCCCTGCCAGGCACAGCCACAGACCTGTTAAATTTCATTGCTGCAGATGCCACAACTCAATGTTCCAGGCATTTCCAGGTCCCTGGATTCCTTAACGCTGAGGGCTGGAGGAAAGACACAGGGAACCAGGAGCTGATTGCTTGCCGGAGAGAACAAAACATTGCTATTTTTTATGCCCTCTCAAGATTGTGGGCTGAGGAGCAGGGAACCCAGCCCGGGGAGGGAGAGCGGCTGCTGCTGGGAAGCCGGGCACATGAGCTGTATGCCATTGTCTGTGTTATGGGAATGTGCTGCTGCACCAGGGGCTCCGGCCTGGCATCGTTAATATTTAATTCACCTCCCTGAGCTCAGCAAGGGTTCTGCTGAGGTGCTTCCTCCAAGAATGGCTCAGGGGCCTGGCACCTTTGGGGCCATCTGGGGAGAAGCAAGATGTTACCCGAGTAGTTAGACTCAGCCCTCCCTAGGAGGAAAGGAATCCAGACAATCTGGTGCTTTCCACTGGGAGATCTTACATGGGCAATCTGTCGTTAGTTTCATTACCAAGGGttcccccttcccccttgctTCCCTTCTCCACCCTCATTCCCCTTAAAGCTGGGAGGTAGTGGAGGCTAAGACAGTACAAAAGCACATTTCAGCCCTGAGGAAATGGGTAGAGGGGTTAGTCTGAAGGATCCAGTGGATCCTTGCCATTGGGAACAATGGGATCTCCCATTGTTGGCAACTGCCTGGCTCCCTCAGTAAAATTCTTGGATCTAAGACGGTGGGGAGCACAGTTAATAGGACAGTCAAGAGGTCAGGGCAGCCAGCGCCAGAATTCTTGCACTAGAGACACGGTCCACAGAACCCTCCTTCTTAGAGCTGGCAGAGGccttgggaaactgaggcctggacttgcccagggccacacaggtgAGTTAAGAGATCCCAGACTCTTTATGCTTGATCCAACCTCTTTCCATTACACCAGAGTCCTGATGTTACTTGTGCTACTTGATAATcagaataattcatttttatgtaacACTTTGACATCCTCATCTCAAGCAACCCCAAGAGATGGGTATTCCTGTTCCCATTTGACAGTTAGGAAAACCAAGACTGGGGAGCTTGGGTGACTATCTCCATGCTCCTGGCTGAGAAGTGGTGAGTCCAGGACCGGGACCCAGGTCTCCTCATGCTCCCAGACCTATGCTCTTCCCCAAGTCATCACCATCCCTCCATATTTGCTCACTGTGTGACTCAGGGCGAAGGCCTTTGCCTCTCTAGGCCTCAGGTTTCTATTCTCCTAATGAGGGGAAGTCTGACATATCTCCCTGGGGACTGGGTGAAATGGTCATTATGTGCCAGGCTTTCAGACATTAGTGAAGGGGGCGGGTGGCTGGGAAATTCCAGGAGGAGAATGAGTCGGTATCCTGTGACTTCTTGTCACACCCAGCCCAGGACAAACAGCAACAAGCAGCTCAGAGTGGAGCCCAGACAGAGGACCCCAGCCTCTTTGTACCTCCAAGGCACTGCCTGGTTCGGTGTTGGATCTTTCTAGGATGGAGGAAACAATTTGAGGGCTTTTGAGGGATCACTAAAGAGGGGAGGAGCACATTAGAGATAATCCCAGGCCTGCCTATTTCACAGGTTTGTGCCcaagatgaaatgaaatcatTAGTGGGAGAGCATTTGAAATAAGTTGAAAGTACCAAATAAATGGAGGGCATTAGCAGGCACGGGGTGGCCTCTGTCAATCCAGCAGGGGTCCAGTGATCTGGGGGATGACATCTTTGTTGTTAGCTTGACTGTtttctccccagccctggccaaTCCCAGCAGCCTTGCCATAACCCTACAGCTCTGGAAGCAGAGCCAGGCAAGAAAGATCTAGGAGAACTCAGAAGACTGGAGCTTGGGTCCCTCCTGGAAAGGAACTGAGCTTTTGCTCCCCATCGGCGATACACTCCTCGGGTTCCCACTTCTGAGTTCGGCATCGGCTTCCCAAATCGCCTCCCCCCCATTCCCTTCTTCCAGTTCACACCACCCTCTGGGGGCAACTAAGCCGTTGCCGATACGACCTACTGCCCTCATTCACTCTCTGACTCATCTTACAGTCTGGCTCGcctgcttcccctgcctgccACCTCCAGGCTCCCCATTTCCTTTGTTCTCCCCTCACTGTGTACAAACACCATGCCTGTCTCCTTGGAGTCTCCTTTCATCTCTCCTTCCATATTCACTGTGGGCCCCAGGGGATGTGAGGGTGTGCAAATGTGTGAGGCCTTGCGATTGTGATCAGTGCCCGGTTTCTCACTCATCATTAGCAACCCTTCCTTACGTAGTATCCCCCAGGGCTTGATAGCATGCTCGGCCTAGGAGGAAGGGGGTGCGGGGAAAGTCACGGACCCACAACTACGGCTGTGGCTCAAATGTTCGTGCACAGTGCACGGACCTCAGTGAGGACGGGTGAAAGCGTGTGGATTGGTTGGGAGAAGGTCCACTTTACTCACATTGCATTGtgcgagatttttttttttttttaatgactgcttTAATTTTGAACTCAATTTTCTGAGGGATTGGACCAGGTGAACTTTGATCCTAGGTACTTCGTAGGAAAGAAGAGTGGCTGGGGGAGGTCAGGGCTGTAGAGGACACAAAATGCAGGTTCTAGAGAGAGGAGTGGAAGAGGCATTGCTTGTTGATCCCCGAGTAAGCAGGTctggagggagaagagcaggCAGATCTTGGCTGGAGCCCAGCTCTGTCTGTGGTGGGCGTAGAAAAGAGACCCTGCAGAAGCAGCCCCCACAGCCGAAGGGATGAGCTCATCGCAGAGAATACAAACTGCCCCGAATGTTTACCGTCCATTCTGTGGCTCCCTCTTTTTCCCCACCTCTCAGCACTGGGATTAACCATAAAAAGGTATGCCAGGAGGGAGTTTCAACCCCAGAAGCAGCAGTAATCACAAAAATAATGCTGTTTCCTTAACGCCTGCTATGTGCTGAGCACTATGCTACGTGTTATGTACAAATGATCAAATTTCATCCACACAAGCACCTTCCAAGAACGGTGTTGTTACTCTTCCCATTTTgtagctgagaaaactgaggcctgtagaggttaagtaacttgcccaaggcctcaTAGTTTGTATGTGGCAAATCCAGTTGAGCCCAGGTTGGTTTAACACAAAATGTGCTCTTCTTTTACCCTTCAAGATTTGGAATGTCGGTTTGGGAGCTGGTTGCTAGGAAGGTGGTGAAAATTGGCAGAAGCTCGTGCCTGGAATTGGAGGTGACAAAATCCAATGGGCAGCTGGAAATGCACCAGTGGAGTCTAAGCGCAAGCACGAGACTAGCAGTGGAGATTGGGGCCCCGTCTGTAGAAGAGAGCTCAAATGAGACCCGTGGCCTCTGTCCTTGACACTCTCTCTGTCTAGTAAATGACTTGCAGATCAGGGCCTCCCATCCTGGTCTCTCTGCTGACCTTACTTGCTAGAGTGCAGTATTCAGATCACGCGCATCAGACACGGCCAGGCCTGGGTTGCGTGACTTACTAGCTCAGttacctcatctataaaatgaaataataacagtGCCGACATTGGTgttattgagaggattaaatgagataatgttaaAGCACTCTGCACACTTCCTGGCATGTAAGCACAGCTGTTTATTACTGCCTACTGGACAGTTTCACTTGGCTTCACCTTGAAAAGTCAAACACACCACATTCTAGACTGGCATTCAAGACCTACCAGAGACTGGCCGCCATATATCTCCTCCATCTTGCCCACCCAGTAGGAGAACCTCACAGCCAGCTGATCTACCCCTATCTTTTGACCCTAATATGCACCTCACTGCCTTTCTGCTGACGGCACTGTTTTTATATCCTATGTTGTCCTGGTAGCCGGGGGCAGGAATTATAGGAGCAGACTAACCTTGATATAAAGAACTCCTTGACACCTAGAAATGGGCCACTTCTAGAGGTAGCAGGCTCCAAATCCTGGAAGTGCTCAAGGAGAAATGGAGTGTCAGGGATTCATGTATCAGCAAAGCCATTGAactagatggtatttaaagccctCTTCTCCTAAAATTCCTTAAttgttaaaaatactatttttaaaaaactattgtatttatttgagggagaaagagagaaaacacgagtgggggaaagcagaggagaggaaagagcagggagcagatgtggggctcgatcccaggaccccgggatcatgacctgagctgaaggcagatgcttaaccgactgagccacccaagcgcccccaaaatactatttttttagagcaaaatataaaatgctcagtTTATCTTCTTGAAAATTAAGATCAGAGGGTTTAGATTCTAATATATGAGttcaatcaataaaaaataattttcagctcTCTCTCATGgccaattagagaaagacaatgagacgaagaagagagaagagaagggggagaaaaacagggaagaaatagaaagggaTGGGGAAGACGGGAAAGAGAAGTGGAGTCAtaaaggcagggaggaggggggagagagtggGTAGAGGGGTGAACAGCAGGGCTTCTGGGGAGAAGCCCCAATAGGAGAGAAGGTGCTGTAGAGGATAGGTAAATACCCATCGCTGGCAGTGTGACCATTTAACAGAGCTATCACGAGCTGGGGCATTTTGTAATGTAAGGATTTGACTGCCAGGAAGCATTTAAAACTAATAGATTTCCATCAGAGGTTTGGGGCTTCAACTTACATGGAGGCTCTGCCGGCCTTTTGGTCCAGTGTTGGGTTTCTCCCAATGTGCGTTGGCCAGAGGAGCGTATTATACATTGCCCTTAGAAATTTCCAGCCCCCAGATAGCACGAGACTGGATGAAGTGGCGGTGATAATGTTTCCTTTGTGCTCTGAGGGCTAGAGGAAGGGCCTGGAATTCAGCTGGAGAAGGGCACCCTTCTCTGGCCATGCCCTGCTAGCCGGTTGCACCTGGCCAGTCTTGCATACTTCTGGAGCCTTCTGGGCCTGAGAGCTGCTGAACCTGGTGGCCTCAGAAGATAAGCAAATGGTCCCTGTTTGCATAAATGCAGCCCTTCAGCCCTGCACACTGCGCAAGGCTCACCCCTGTGCTCAGAGTTCACAGGGCACCAGCTCTTGTGGTTTGGCGGATCTAGAATTTTTAATATCCTGAGAAATTCCTGGGCATTAACCCCTGGTCAGACTAAAGAGTTTCTTCTTAGTTGTCCCCCTTTCCTGCCAGAGGTACTCGGCAGAGGAggaccaggccctgggctggtCTGTCTCTGTAGCACTAGGTAATGGACCAGCAGGCTTTCTCCTTTCTCGAGGTGAGCCTGCAGAATGATAATGGCAGCAACAGTAATGATGATGACTGCTaccatttctttattattatttttttaactttaaagatacttatttatttatttatttgagagagagagagagagagcacgaaagtaagagcacaagcagggggagtggcagagggagccgcagaggcagagggagaagcagactccccaccaagcagggagcccgacgtggagctccatcccaggaccccgggatcatgacctgagccaaagcccaTTGCTTAACCAaccgggccacccaggcgccccaacagctaCCATTTCTTGAGTGCATGTCTAACGCCCAGCATgctgctgttttcttctttctttaatcctcacaacagcacCACGAAGTAGTACTATTTTAATCTCCATGTGACAAATGAGGATACTGAGCCTCCTTGAGGAAGGAACAACCCAAGGTCACATGCCTAGGAAGTGGCAGGGCCAGAATAGGAGCTTCTGTCTGCCTGACTCCAGCACCCATGATCTTTCCCTCCGCGCCGTAATACCAACTTCGGAAATGAAGGTTCATGCCAGACCCCTGGCTGATAGGCCCCAGGGGGAGCTCTTGTCTGCTGAGATGCTTAACTCAACCATCCCTGTCCTTATGATGCAACCCCCCAGCTTCTAACTCACCTGGCTCCATGTATTCATGTAATCAACAGATCTTTTTGAGTACCCCTGGCCAAGAACATAAATCAGTAGGTATAGTTAATGAAGTCTTCAAATTATTTAGATTTCTGGGAGGAATCACGAGAATTCACTAATAGTggttatttctaggaattttaatGGGGAAGgggggcttttattttttcactttatacttttttttattttcactgcaGGCATGTATTACTTCGTTAAATAAAAACTAATCTAAAAAGTttaggggaggggcgcctgggtggctcagtcgttaagcgtctgccttcggctcagggcgtgatcccagtgttatgggatcgagccccacatcaggctcctccgctaggagcctgcttcttcctctcccactccccctgcttgtgttccctctctcgctggctgtctctctctgtcaaataaataagtaaaatcttttaaaagtttaggggagaaaaaatagaaaagaaatgttaacacCTGGTTGGAAGGTTGGCTTAAAAATAATGAGTAACTCAGGCGCCGGGATGGTTTAgccggttgagcatccaactcttgaatttggctcaggttatgatctcagggtcttgggattgagctctctgctcagcagggagtctgcttcttcctccccctctgtgttctctctctctctctctctctctctcaaataaatagaatcttaaaaaataataaataaaaataaaaattaataaataataaaaaagtgaataatTGAGGGAGATCCAGGGTTGATAATAATTCTCAGCGGTACCTGGTTATTGGCAATcctgtgaccttagacaagtccTTGACCCTCCCGGGGGCTGTAAGAAATGACCAGTAGATGACTCCTTGCTTCCTGTATCCTTTGCTGATTCACCTCAGAAGCAGCGGGTCAGGAGGCCAGGGTTAGAGGTCAGCCTGAATGACGGGCAGTGGCAACTGGGGAGGAATGACCAAACGTTGCCCAGGAGCTGCAGGCCATATGACCCCGGATGACCCACCTAAGCCCTTGGGCCCTGTGCCGAGGCTGTCAAATGCTGAGTCTGCCCTTGATGCCTCCCTAGGTCTCAACCAGTTCTGACACTGTAGCATTCTGTTGTCTGGACGGAGGGAAataggggagaaggaggaaggtggggatCAGGTCTGAGGTGCTCGTGGATTCTCACTGAAGTGGATGGGCCGATCTTCTTCTTCCTGGTTTTCTCTGAGGGGCATCGAAGCACGAGTACACCCAGACCCTGTCCAGGACAAGGTTGCGAGTGGAGCCCAGCTCACCTCACTCCCCAGCCAATACGGTTCCTGATCCCAAAGTGTTTCCTTCTTGATGAGAGAATTCCTAGCATTTGAGAGACCCACCATTCCTGTTGTGTTTTGAGCCATCCAAGGAGACTCAAGGTGGGACACAGACTGGGGTCTCCTGATGTCTATTCCCCAGGGCAGAGAATCACTGAAAATAGCACTGTTCTTCCCTTTACTgttgtctcttttgtttctttttcccttactGCCGGCTCCTTGAGATCTATCACCAGGGAGCCCCAAAAGGCGAAATAGGTCTGTGACAGAGTGGCTGTAATAAGAGATAGAAGCAAAGACCAGTCCACTAATTGGGTTTTTTTGCTCTTTGTGATGAGTCGTGAGTACCGGTTAATCAGATACCGATTGACAAGTAACCGCTGACCTGTGATTGCACTTTATAACTTACCAAGTACTCTCACGTCTGTTATCCAACTTTCCATTCTTACCCACGCCTTCAAGGTTGGTGGGTATTCTCTtccgttttacagataagaaaactgaagtccagGGGCTGACGCCCTAGATTTCAGAGCAAATAGGTGGCAGAGTGTGTGCTAGCCTCCAGGCTGCCTGACGTGCCCAGTGCTCCGCACATCGTCCCTCTACGAAACCTGGGAGGTGGCCTTCCCATGAGCATCCCAGGACTTAGCCTCTCTCCCAGATGCCAGCGATCCTGACAACCTCCTCCAAGCCCGTGATTAACACTCTAACCCACTCATCTCGAGGCCCCCATAAGACGCCTCAGGCAGAAGCATTTTCAGCAGAGACCTGCCTGCTTGAGCTCGCAGAGAAGGGAATGGTGCCCTGAGCTTTCCTGATGGTTCCTGAGTTGGCAAAGGTGCAGACACCACATGCCACTGCTGGCTCTCCAAGGCTCCTTCCTGCCTGAACCCAGGAGACAGCTGTGGCACAGGGACAGGGCCACCAGTGGGATTAGGAGGCTGCCGTTTCCTGGCTCCGTAACCTGGAGGGAGTCAGTTCACCTGTCTGaatcttagttttcttttaagGCGAATGGGGATCATACTTGTTATCTCGCGTGGTTCTTACGGTGGTTAAATAGGATGATTGATTTAAAAGGACCCAGGCCAGCTACAGGCGCATGTCAGGCTGCATCTGAGACCCGTGTCTCCTGCGGCATGGGAGAGATTAGCTGGCAGCGGCCGAGCAGAGCCTGTCTGGCTTCTCTGTGAAATCGTACCTGATGGTATCTTCTGAGAGGCTGGCTGGGCCCGGCTGTCTCCACTCCGGCTTTCCAGATCAGTCCTTCATGAGTACTggggcctcctccctcctccttctggtCTTGCACCCCAGTTACT is part of the Ursus arctos isolate Adak ecotype North America unplaced genomic scaffold, UrsArc2.0 scaffold_8, whole genome shotgun sequence genome and encodes:
- the KIF3C gene encoding kinesin-like protein KIF3C isoform X1, coding for MASKTKASEALKVVARCRPLSRKEEAAGHEQILTMDVKLGQVTLRNPRAAPGELPKSFTFDAVYDASSKQADLYDETVRPLVDSVLQGFNGTVFAYGQTGTGKTYTMQGTWVEPELRGVIPNAFEHIFTHISRSQNQQYLVRASYLEIYQEEIRDLLSKEPGKRLELKENPETGVYIKDLSSFVTKNVKEIEHVMNLGNQTRAVGSTHMNEVSSRSHAIFVITVECSERGSDGQDHIRVGKLNLVDLAGSERQNKAGPNTAGGTVTQSTGSGGGGGGGGGGERPKEASKINLSLSALGNVIAALAGNRSTHIPYRDSKLTRLLQDSLGGNAKTIMVATLGPASHSYDESLSTLRFANRAKNIKNKPRVNEDPKDTLLREFQEEIARLKAQLEKKGMLGKRLRRKSSRRKKAVSAPAGYPEGPVIEAWVAEEEDDNNNNHRPPQPILESALDKNMENYLQEQKERLEEEKAAIQDDRNLVSEEKQKLLEEKEKMLEDLRREQQATELLAAKYKAMESKLLIGGRNIMDHTNEQQKMLELKRQEIAEQKRREREMQQEMMLRDEETMELRGTYTSLQQEVEVKTKKLKKLYAKLQAVKAEIQDQHDEYIRVRQDLEEAQNEQTRELKLKYLIIENFIPPEEKNKIMNRLFLDCEEEQWKFQPLVPAGVSNSQMKKRPTSAVGYKRPISQYARVAMAMGSHPRYRAENIMFLELDVSPPAVFELEFSHDQEQDPRALHMERLMRLDSFLERPSTSKVRKSRSWCQSPQRPPPSTPHASLASAALRPTAVLDHE
- the KIF3C gene encoding kinesin-like protein KIF3C isoform X2 produces the protein MASKTKASEALKVVARCRPLSRKEEAAGHEQILTMDVKLGQVTLRNPRAAPGELPKSFTFDAVYDASSKQADLYDETVRPLVDSVLQGFNGTVFAYGQTGTGKTYTMQGTWVEPELRGVIPNAFEHIFTHISRSQNQQYLVRASYLEIYQEEIRDLLSKEPGKRLELKENPETGVYIKDLSSFVTKNVKEIEHVMNLGNQTRAVGSTHMNEVSSRSHAIFVITVECSERGSDGQDHIRVGKLNLVDLAGSERQNKAGPNTAGGTVTQSTGSGGGGGGGGGGERPKEASKINLSLSALGNVIAALAGNRSTHIPYRDSKLTRLLQDSLGGNAKTIMVATLGPASHSYDESLSTLRFANRAKNIKNKPRVNEDPKDTLLREFQEEIARLKAQLEKKGMLGKRLRRKSSRRKKAVSAPAGYPEGPVIEAWVAEEEDDNNNNHRPPQPILESALDKNMENYLQEQKERLEEEKAAIQDDRNLVSEEKQKLLEEKEKMLEDLRREQQATELLAAKYKAMESKLLIGGRNIMDHTNEQQKMLELKRQEIAEQKRREREMQQEMMLRDEETMELRGTYTSLQQEVEVKTKKLKKLYAKLQAVKAEIQDQHDEYIRVRQDLEEAQNEQTRELKLKYLIIENFIPPEEKNKIMNRLFLDCEEEQWKFQPLVPAGVNSQMKKRPTSAVGYKRPISQYARVAMAMGSHPRYRAENIMFLELDVSPPAVFELEFSHDQEQDPRALHMERLMRLDSFLERPSTSKVRKSRSWCQSPQRPPPSTPHASLASAALRPTAVLDHE